One Rosa chinensis cultivar Old Blush chromosome 3, RchiOBHm-V2, whole genome shotgun sequence DNA window includes the following coding sequences:
- the LOC112193384 gene encoding probable disease resistance protein At4g27220 isoform X1, with protein sequence MEFYQCVFQTMRMVIVISVVMVQWFGIIASLKWIWKNWFIIVVTWNVIASLGWIWKSRFSCMVETPEPISEDNQELVDVDASASLPSSSAESSAPRWKHDVFLSFRGVDTRKGIVFELYDRLQNRRKIKTFMDDQDLQVGDVISPTLLLAIKESRFAIIVLSPNYASSTWCLEELRNICECMKEDNNRILPLFYNVDPSDVRNQKMSFGDAFTKHEKSGKHISGKVQQWRDALEKVANFSGWHIQNYKTERELVDAIEESVCNKLRPTEHEFIMSFGGFEAFEATKQAIVKVVNALKKDEATTIGVYGMGGVGKTTMVKYVGAQAQKCRLFNQVIMAVVSQNPDLMKIQETFAELLGLKLEEKTDIGRASKLKEKILKGTGILIILDDIWKSIDFSSIGIPSHNELQRCNSKVLLTTRKLSVCHSMDCHANIHLNILSEEDSWSLFVKEARKYPLDKSSTFYDVARKVAGECAGLPVALIAVARGLRDKCLDGWKEAARRLQASQPPNPEDEGDVFKCIKLSYDYLKSDDSKSCFSLCCLFPEDYDIPIEYLLMYRIGKGMFQDSNMLEARDTTYSVVKDLKDSSLLLDGRDDGCVRMHDVIRDMAILMMSLSEEGQRFLVKIGCELKNWPKIDAHKGYSAISLMKNKICKLPEELVCPNLQILLLQHNASLNEIPKSFFQSQNELRVLDLSYTRISLLPQSISFLTNLQALYLDYCRNIIDISVIGKLHKLEILSMRECALEELSREIGQLTNLRMLDVSAVRIRTIPSKVISKLHKLEELYMECGFLDWGSKVDGEGEETNIGFDELAGLLYLSILTVCISNANGIPKSVEVEPNWVYFDISICSGHNGERVIKKLRSGCNCRSLSLYRTDTTIGTFPDWFVNAVVKNTERLRYRKCRGLSNILVEYDRGRFHGLKVLSVIGRCTNLKELMNAITCVPYMPVLENLEELYLGDLYHLRQLCVGELPPGSLCRLKLLKVCMCPIFGNVLLPSKLLQKLENLEKLICVTSKVEHVFGCEGFEPDQTNLREMVLFDLPVVRSMCNGPAPCGMFQILKKLVIEKCNFRGSLFTFDVAQCLFQLENLIVSKCPVLERVIEARREILNNKKTVLPKLKNLCLRYLPKLYDGSDTIDFECPSLENLCMQECPHLPFPSSVSDYFHSRNQVLCKNFHLFDDVRCLNRMRRRRLIEYVAGS encoded by the exons ATGGAGTTCTATCAGTGTGTCTTTCAG ACGATGAGGATGGTCATTGTGATTAGTGTGGTAATGGTGCAATGGTTCGGTATCATAGCCAGTCTTAAGTGGATATGGAAGAATTGGTTCATTATTGTGGTGACATGGAACGTAATAGCCAGTCTTGGGTGGATATGGAAGAGTAGGTTCAGTTGCATGGTTGAAACCCCAGAGCCAATATCAGAGGATAATCAAGAACTGGTTGACGTCGATGCCTCTGCATCTCTTCCTTCATCATCAGCTGAATCATCAGCTCCTAGGTGGAAGCATGATGTGTTTTTGAGTTTCCGCGGTGTAGACACTCGCAAAGGTATTGTATTCGAATTATACGATCGACTGCAAAACaggagaaaaatcaaaacattCATGGATGACCAAGATCTTCAAGTAGGGGATGTTATTTCTCCCACTCTCCTACTGGCAATTAAAGAATCAAGGTTTGCAATTATTGTTCTCTCTCCAAACTATGCCTCTTCCACTTGGTGCTTGGAGGAACTTAGAAACATTTGTGAATGCATGAAAGAAGACAACAATAGAATTCTGCCACTTTTTTATAATGTGGATCCTAGTGATGTACGAAATCAGAAGATGAGTTTCGGAGATGCTTTCACTAAGCATGAAAAATCTGGGAAACACATATCAGGAAAGGTGCAGCAGTGGAGAGATGCTTTAGAAAAAGTGGCAAATTTCTCTGGATGGCATATACAGAATTATAA AACTGAAAGAGAACTTGTGGATGCTATTGAGGAATCAGTGTGCAATAAATTACGACCTACTGAACATGAGTTTATAATGTCCTTCGGAGGTTTTGAAGCATTTGAAGCAACAAAACAAGCCATTGTTAAGGTCGTGAATGCGCTAAAAAAAGATGAGGCCACTACCATTGGAGTCTACGGAATGGGGGGCGTTGGAAAGACGACAATGGTGAAATATGTTGGAGCACAAGCCCAAAAATGTAGGCTTTTTAATCAAGTGATTATGGCTGTCGTATCCCAAAACCCCGACTTGATGAAAATTCAAGAGACATTTGCAGAACTGCTGGGCTTGAAATTGGAGGAGAAGACAGACATTGGAAGAGCCAGTAAATTGAAGGAGAAGATATTGAAAGGAACTGGGATCCTCATAATCTTGGATGACATTTGGAAGAGCATAGACTTTTCAAGCATTGGAATTCCAAGCCACAACGAACTTCAACGATGCAATTCCAAAGTTCTACTGACTACCAGAAAATTGAGTGTTTGCCATTCCATGGATTGCCATGCAAACATACATCTCAATATCTTATCAGAAGAAGATTCTTGGAGCTTATTTGTGAAGGAAGCAAGGAAGTACCCTCTTGACAAATCATCCACTTTCTATGATGTAGCACGTAAGGTGGCTGGAGAATGCGCCGGTCTACCAGTTGCTTTGATAGCAGTTGCGAGGGGCCTTCGGGATAAATGTTTGGATGGATGGAAAGAAGCTGCTCGACGACTACAAGCGTCCCAACCTCCCAACCCTGAAGATGAGGGAGATGTGTTCAAATGCATAAAGTTAAGCTATGATTACTTGAAATCTGATGATTCCAAATCATGCTTCTCGCTTTGCTGCCTGTTCCCAGAAGATTATGATATACCAATTGAATACTTGCTCATGTATAGAATTGGGAAAGGAATGTTTCAAGATTCCAACATGCTAGAAGCCCGAGACACAACATATTCAGTGGTGAAGGACCTTAAAGATTCTAGCTTGCTTTTAGACGGTAGAGATGACGGATGTGTAAGGATGCATGATGTCATTCGGGATATGGCAATATTAATGATGTCATTATCTGAAGAAGGTCAGCGGTTCTTGGTGAAAATTGGCTGTGAATTGAAGAATTGGCCAAAGATTGATGCACATAAAGGCTACTCTGCAATCTCACTAATGAAGAACAAAATTTGCAAGCTACCCGAAGAGTTGGTATGTCCAAATCTCCAGATTTTATTACTACAACACAATGCTTCTTTAAATGAGATCCCAAAATCATTTTTCCAGAGTCAGAATGAATTGAGAGTCTTGGATCTTAGCTACACTCGTATTTCATTACTACCCCAATCAATCAGTTTTCTAACCAACCTTCAAGCTTTGTATTTAGATTATTGCAGGAACATAATTGACATTTCTGTAATCGGAAAACTTCACAAGCTTGAGATTCTTAGTATGAGAGAATGTGCTCTGGAAGAAttgtcaagagaaataggacAGTTGACCAATCTAAGGATGCTGGATGTCAGTGCTGTACGTATTCGCACAATCCCATCTAAAGTGATATCCAAGTTGCATAAGTTAGAAGAACTGTACATGGAATGTGGATTTTTGGACTGGGGGAGTAAAGTTgatggagaaggagaagaaactaATATTGGCTTTGATGAATTAGCTGGTTTATTATATTTAAGCATTTTGACAGTTTGCATATCGAATGCAAATGGCATCCCTAAAAGTGTTGAGGTCGAACCGAATTGGGTTTACTTCGATATCAGTATTTGCAGCGGCCATAATGGAGAGAGAGTCATTAAAAAACTTCGATCCGGTTGTAATTGTAGATCCTTGAGCCTTTATAGAACTGACACAACCATAGGAACCTTTCCGGACTGGTTTGTCAACGCTGTGGTAAAGAATACTGAGAGGCTGCGTTATAGAAAATGCAGAGGGTTAAGTAACATTCTTGTGGAATATGACCGTGGGAGGTTTCATGGACTGAAAGTTCTCTCTGTAATTGGTCGGTGTACGAACTTGAAAGAATTGATGAATGCAATAACATGTGTTCCATATATGCCTGTGCTTGAGAACTTGGAAGAGTTGTATCTGGGAGACCTGTATCACCTGAGGCAGTTATGTGTTGGAGAGTTACCACCTGGATCTCTCTGCCGTCTGAAATTATTGAAGGTCTGTATGTGTCCTATTTTTGGGAATGTACTGTTGCCATCAAAATTATTGCAGAAACTAGAAAATCTGGAAAAACTAATCTGTGTGACAAGTAAAGTGGAACATGTTTTTGGATGTGAAGGATTTGAGCCAGATCAAACAAATCTGAGAGAGATGGTGTTGTTCGATCTACCCGTAGTAAGAAGCATGTGTAATGGTCCTGCTCCATGTGGAATGTTCCAGATTCTAAAGAAATTGGTCATTGAGAAATGCAACTTCCGGGGAAGTCTCTTCACATTTGATGTAGCTCAGTGTCTTTTTCAATTGGAAAACCTTATTGTATCCAAATGCCCTGTCTTGGAAAGAGTAATCGAAGCTAGAAGGGAAATATTGAACAACAAGAAGACCGTTCTtccaaaattgaagaacttATGTTTGCGATATCTTCCGAAGTTGTACGACGGAAGTGATACTATTGATTTTGAGTGTCCTTCATTGGAAAACTTGTGTATGCAGGAGTGCCCCCACTTGCCATTTCCATCCTCTGTTTCTGACTACTTCCACAGCAGGAATCAAGTTCTTTGTAAGAATTTTCATCTTTTCGATGATGTTCGTTGTCTGAATCGGATGCGCAGACGGCGACTCATAGAGTATGTCGCTGGGTCATAA
- the LOC112193384 gene encoding probable disease resistance protein At4g27220 isoform X3 produces MEFYQCVFQTMRMVIVISVVMVQWFGIIASLKWIWKNWFIIVVTWNVIASLGWIWKSRFSCMVETPEPISEDNQELVDVDASASLPSSSAESSAPRWKHDVFLSFRGVDTRKGIVFELYDRLQNRRKIKTFMDDQDLQVGDVISPTLLLAIKESRFAIIVLSPNYASSTWCLEELRNICECMKEDNNRILPLFYNVDPSDVRNQKMSFGDAFTKHEKSGKHISGKVQQWRDALEKVANFSGWHIQNYKTERELVDAIEESVCNKLRPTEHEFIMSFGGFEAFEATKQAIVKVVNALKKDEATTIGVYGMGGVGKTTMVKYVGAQAQKCRLFNQVIMAVVSQNPDLMKIQETFAELLGLKLEEKTDIGRASKLKEKILKGTGILIILDDIWKSIDFSSIGIPSHNELQRCNSKVLLTTRKLSVCHSMDCHANIHLNILSEEDSWSLFVKEARKYPLDKSSTFYDVARKVAGECAGLPVALIAVARGLRDKCLDGWKEAARRLQASQPPNPEDEGDVFKCIKLSYDYLKSDDSKSCFSLCCLFPEDYDIPIEYLLMYRIGKGMFQDSNMLEARDTTYSVVKDLKDSSLLLDGRDDGCVRMHDVIRDMAILMMSLSEEGQRFLVKIGCELKNWPKIDAHKGYSAISLMKNKICKLPEELVCPNLQILLLQHNASLNEIPKSFFQSQNELRVLDLSYTRISLLPQSISFLTNLQALYLDYCRNIIDISVIGKLHKLEILSMRECALEELSREIGQLTNLRMLDVSAVRIRTIPSKVISKLHKLEELYMECGFLDWGSKVDGEGEETNIGFDELAGLLYLSILTVCISNANGIPKSVEVEPNWVYFDISICSGHNGERVIKKLRSGCNCRSLSLYRTDTTIGTFPDWFVNAVVKNTERLRYRKCRGLSNILVEYDRGRFHGLKVLSVIGRCTNLKELMNAITCVPYMPVLENLEELYLGDLYHLRQLCVGELPPGSLCRLKLLKDLSQIKQI; encoded by the exons ATGGAGTTCTATCAGTGTGTCTTTCAG ACGATGAGGATGGTCATTGTGATTAGTGTGGTAATGGTGCAATGGTTCGGTATCATAGCCAGTCTTAAGTGGATATGGAAGAATTGGTTCATTATTGTGGTGACATGGAACGTAATAGCCAGTCTTGGGTGGATATGGAAGAGTAGGTTCAGTTGCATGGTTGAAACCCCAGAGCCAATATCAGAGGATAATCAAGAACTGGTTGACGTCGATGCCTCTGCATCTCTTCCTTCATCATCAGCTGAATCATCAGCTCCTAGGTGGAAGCATGATGTGTTTTTGAGTTTCCGCGGTGTAGACACTCGCAAAGGTATTGTATTCGAATTATACGATCGACTGCAAAACaggagaaaaatcaaaacattCATGGATGACCAAGATCTTCAAGTAGGGGATGTTATTTCTCCCACTCTCCTACTGGCAATTAAAGAATCAAGGTTTGCAATTATTGTTCTCTCTCCAAACTATGCCTCTTCCACTTGGTGCTTGGAGGAACTTAGAAACATTTGTGAATGCATGAAAGAAGACAACAATAGAATTCTGCCACTTTTTTATAATGTGGATCCTAGTGATGTACGAAATCAGAAGATGAGTTTCGGAGATGCTTTCACTAAGCATGAAAAATCTGGGAAACACATATCAGGAAAGGTGCAGCAGTGGAGAGATGCTTTAGAAAAAGTGGCAAATTTCTCTGGATGGCATATACAGAATTATAA AACTGAAAGAGAACTTGTGGATGCTATTGAGGAATCAGTGTGCAATAAATTACGACCTACTGAACATGAGTTTATAATGTCCTTCGGAGGTTTTGAAGCATTTGAAGCAACAAAACAAGCCATTGTTAAGGTCGTGAATGCGCTAAAAAAAGATGAGGCCACTACCATTGGAGTCTACGGAATGGGGGGCGTTGGAAAGACGACAATGGTGAAATATGTTGGAGCACAAGCCCAAAAATGTAGGCTTTTTAATCAAGTGATTATGGCTGTCGTATCCCAAAACCCCGACTTGATGAAAATTCAAGAGACATTTGCAGAACTGCTGGGCTTGAAATTGGAGGAGAAGACAGACATTGGAAGAGCCAGTAAATTGAAGGAGAAGATATTGAAAGGAACTGGGATCCTCATAATCTTGGATGACATTTGGAAGAGCATAGACTTTTCAAGCATTGGAATTCCAAGCCACAACGAACTTCAACGATGCAATTCCAAAGTTCTACTGACTACCAGAAAATTGAGTGTTTGCCATTCCATGGATTGCCATGCAAACATACATCTCAATATCTTATCAGAAGAAGATTCTTGGAGCTTATTTGTGAAGGAAGCAAGGAAGTACCCTCTTGACAAATCATCCACTTTCTATGATGTAGCACGTAAGGTGGCTGGAGAATGCGCCGGTCTACCAGTTGCTTTGATAGCAGTTGCGAGGGGCCTTCGGGATAAATGTTTGGATGGATGGAAAGAAGCTGCTCGACGACTACAAGCGTCCCAACCTCCCAACCCTGAAGATGAGGGAGATGTGTTCAAATGCATAAAGTTAAGCTATGATTACTTGAAATCTGATGATTCCAAATCATGCTTCTCGCTTTGCTGCCTGTTCCCAGAAGATTATGATATACCAATTGAATACTTGCTCATGTATAGAATTGGGAAAGGAATGTTTCAAGATTCCAACATGCTAGAAGCCCGAGACACAACATATTCAGTGGTGAAGGACCTTAAAGATTCTAGCTTGCTTTTAGACGGTAGAGATGACGGATGTGTAAGGATGCATGATGTCATTCGGGATATGGCAATATTAATGATGTCATTATCTGAAGAAGGTCAGCGGTTCTTGGTGAAAATTGGCTGTGAATTGAAGAATTGGCCAAAGATTGATGCACATAAAGGCTACTCTGCAATCTCACTAATGAAGAACAAAATTTGCAAGCTACCCGAAGAGTTGGTATGTCCAAATCTCCAGATTTTATTACTACAACACAATGCTTCTTTAAATGAGATCCCAAAATCATTTTTCCAGAGTCAGAATGAATTGAGAGTCTTGGATCTTAGCTACACTCGTATTTCATTACTACCCCAATCAATCAGTTTTCTAACCAACCTTCAAGCTTTGTATTTAGATTATTGCAGGAACATAATTGACATTTCTGTAATCGGAAAACTTCACAAGCTTGAGATTCTTAGTATGAGAGAATGTGCTCTGGAAGAAttgtcaagagaaataggacAGTTGACCAATCTAAGGATGCTGGATGTCAGTGCTGTACGTATTCGCACAATCCCATCTAAAGTGATATCCAAGTTGCATAAGTTAGAAGAACTGTACATGGAATGTGGATTTTTGGACTGGGGGAGTAAAGTTgatggagaaggagaagaaactaATATTGGCTTTGATGAATTAGCTGGTTTATTATATTTAAGCATTTTGACAGTTTGCATATCGAATGCAAATGGCATCCCTAAAAGTGTTGAGGTCGAACCGAATTGGGTTTACTTCGATATCAGTATTTGCAGCGGCCATAATGGAGAGAGAGTCATTAAAAAACTTCGATCCGGTTGTAATTGTAGATCCTTGAGCCTTTATAGAACTGACACAACCATAGGAACCTTTCCGGACTGGTTTGTCAACGCTGTGGTAAAGAATACTGAGAGGCTGCGTTATAGAAAATGCAGAGGGTTAAGTAACATTCTTGTGGAATATGACCGTGGGAGGTTTCATGGACTGAAAGTTCTCTCTGTAATTGGTCGGTGTACGAACTTGAAAGAATTGATGAATGCAATAACATGTGTTCCATATATGCCTGTGCTTGAGAACTTGGAAGAGTTGTATCTGGGAGACCTGTATCACCTGAGGCAGTTATGTGTTGGAGAGTTACCACCTGGATCTCTCTGCCGTCTGAAATTATTGAAG GATTTGAGCCAGATCAAACAAATCTGA
- the LOC112193384 gene encoding probable disease resistance protein At4g27220 isoform X4, translating to MEFYQCVFQTMRMVIVISVVMVQWFGIIASLKWIWKNWFIIVVTWNVIASLGWIWKSRFSCMVETPEPISEDNQELVDVDASASLPSSSAESSAPRWKHDVFLSFRGVDTRKGIVFELYDRLQNRRKIKTFMDDQDLQVGDVISPTLLLAIKESRFAIIVLSPNYASSTWCLEELRNICECMKEDNNRILPLFYNVDPSDVRNQKMSFGDAFTKHEKSGKHISGKVQQWRDALEKVANFSGWHIQNYKTERELVDAIEESVCNKLRPTEHEFIMSFGGFEAFEATKQAIVKVVNALKKDEATTIGVYGMGGVGKTTMVKYVGAQAQKCRLFNQVIMAVVSQNPDLMKIQETFAELLGLKLEEKTDIGRASKLKEKILKGTGILIILDDIWKSIDFSSIGIPSHNELQRCNSKVLLTTRKLSVCHSMDCHANIHLNILSEEDSWSLFVKEARKYPLDKSSTFYDVARKVAGECAGLPVALIAVARGLRDKCLDGWKEAARRLQASQPPNPEDEGDVFKCIKLSYDYLKSDDSKSCFSLCCLFPEDYDIPIEYLLMYRIGKGMFQDSNMLEARDTTYSVVKDLKDSSLLLDGRDDGCVRMHDVIRDMAILMMSLSEEGQRFLVKIGCELKNWPKIDAHKGYSAISLMKNKICKLPEELIIAGT from the exons ATGGAGTTCTATCAGTGTGTCTTTCAG ACGATGAGGATGGTCATTGTGATTAGTGTGGTAATGGTGCAATGGTTCGGTATCATAGCCAGTCTTAAGTGGATATGGAAGAATTGGTTCATTATTGTGGTGACATGGAACGTAATAGCCAGTCTTGGGTGGATATGGAAGAGTAGGTTCAGTTGCATGGTTGAAACCCCAGAGCCAATATCAGAGGATAATCAAGAACTGGTTGACGTCGATGCCTCTGCATCTCTTCCTTCATCATCAGCTGAATCATCAGCTCCTAGGTGGAAGCATGATGTGTTTTTGAGTTTCCGCGGTGTAGACACTCGCAAAGGTATTGTATTCGAATTATACGATCGACTGCAAAACaggagaaaaatcaaaacattCATGGATGACCAAGATCTTCAAGTAGGGGATGTTATTTCTCCCACTCTCCTACTGGCAATTAAAGAATCAAGGTTTGCAATTATTGTTCTCTCTCCAAACTATGCCTCTTCCACTTGGTGCTTGGAGGAACTTAGAAACATTTGTGAATGCATGAAAGAAGACAACAATAGAATTCTGCCACTTTTTTATAATGTGGATCCTAGTGATGTACGAAATCAGAAGATGAGTTTCGGAGATGCTTTCACTAAGCATGAAAAATCTGGGAAACACATATCAGGAAAGGTGCAGCAGTGGAGAGATGCTTTAGAAAAAGTGGCAAATTTCTCTGGATGGCATATACAGAATTATAA AACTGAAAGAGAACTTGTGGATGCTATTGAGGAATCAGTGTGCAATAAATTACGACCTACTGAACATGAGTTTATAATGTCCTTCGGAGGTTTTGAAGCATTTGAAGCAACAAAACAAGCCATTGTTAAGGTCGTGAATGCGCTAAAAAAAGATGAGGCCACTACCATTGGAGTCTACGGAATGGGGGGCGTTGGAAAGACGACAATGGTGAAATATGTTGGAGCACAAGCCCAAAAATGTAGGCTTTTTAATCAAGTGATTATGGCTGTCGTATCCCAAAACCCCGACTTGATGAAAATTCAAGAGACATTTGCAGAACTGCTGGGCTTGAAATTGGAGGAGAAGACAGACATTGGAAGAGCCAGTAAATTGAAGGAGAAGATATTGAAAGGAACTGGGATCCTCATAATCTTGGATGACATTTGGAAGAGCATAGACTTTTCAAGCATTGGAATTCCAAGCCACAACGAACTTCAACGATGCAATTCCAAAGTTCTACTGACTACCAGAAAATTGAGTGTTTGCCATTCCATGGATTGCCATGCAAACATACATCTCAATATCTTATCAGAAGAAGATTCTTGGAGCTTATTTGTGAAGGAAGCAAGGAAGTACCCTCTTGACAAATCATCCACTTTCTATGATGTAGCACGTAAGGTGGCTGGAGAATGCGCCGGTCTACCAGTTGCTTTGATAGCAGTTGCGAGGGGCCTTCGGGATAAATGTTTGGATGGATGGAAAGAAGCTGCTCGACGACTACAAGCGTCCCAACCTCCCAACCCTGAAGATGAGGGAGATGTGTTCAAATGCATAAAGTTAAGCTATGATTACTTGAAATCTGATGATTCCAAATCATGCTTCTCGCTTTGCTGCCTGTTCCCAGAAGATTATGATATACCAATTGAATACTTGCTCATGTATAGAATTGGGAAAGGAATGTTTCAAGATTCCAACATGCTAGAAGCCCGAGACACAACATATTCAGTGGTGAAGGACCTTAAAGATTCTAGCTTGCTTTTAGACGGTAGAGATGACGGATGTGTAAGGATGCATGATGTCATTCGGGATATGGCAATATTAATGATGTCATTATCTGAAGAAGGTCAGCGGTTCTTGGTGAAAATTGGCTGTGAATTGAAGAATTGGCCAAAGATTGATGCACATAAAGGCTACTCTGCAATCTCACTAATGAAGAACAAAATTTGCAAGCTACCCGAAGAGTTG ATTATTGCAGGAACATAA